A portion of the Myxococcaceae bacterium JPH2 genome contains these proteins:
- a CDS encoding PQQ-like beta-propeller repeat protein, with protein MPVRQRGVIILGVIILVCAVAAWRWRAGDGRTQKDASPAVAPDAPGEARAPSASPGGRGAGGAGAASGSGSADAAEPAPARRDGVVAELGWGSGSGQLGRSRPREGNPEAPMSLAPTSRGGVVVLDQLNGRLMRLGADGGMVGTTRLTQQTPQDVTVAKDGTLLVLDRLRDKTVALLDPETGALKGELPLEGAGIRDTGGITGTFVDGDSVYVEKEHGALVRIGDLSGKADPTRPEIPGRPSRDGRSYLLARIIDARSGRVFVNAVDRQSGTRRYTREYRLQFPVMSLLLLDSDASGTVYLAVAGELPKAAGSAEGSPGVRLFCLDALDGKVLGQTDLPLTTMPEETFRDFVVLDEGGVLYQYRTEAGVSLRRANCH; from the coding sequence ATGCCGGTGCGACAGCGCGGGGTCATCATCCTGGGAGTCATCATTCTCGTGTGCGCCGTGGCGGCGTGGCGGTGGCGCGCGGGAGATGGACGGACCCAGAAGGACGCCTCGCCCGCGGTCGCGCCGGATGCGCCCGGTGAAGCACGCGCCCCAAGCGCCTCGCCGGGGGGACGTGGCGCGGGTGGGGCAGGCGCGGCCTCGGGTTCGGGTTCGGCGGACGCCGCCGAGCCTGCCCCCGCGCGTCGCGACGGCGTGGTGGCCGAGCTGGGCTGGGGCAGCGGGTCCGGACAGCTCGGCCGCAGTCGGCCTCGCGAGGGCAACCCCGAGGCGCCCATGTCGCTGGCGCCCACGTCGCGCGGGGGCGTGGTGGTGTTGGATCAGCTCAACGGTCGGCTCATGCGGCTGGGCGCGGACGGGGGCATGGTGGGCACCACGCGGCTGACGCAGCAGACGCCCCAGGACGTCACGGTGGCGAAGGATGGGACGCTGCTGGTGTTGGACCGGCTGCGAGACAAGACGGTGGCGCTGTTGGATCCCGAGACGGGAGCGCTCAAGGGCGAGCTGCCCCTGGAGGGCGCGGGCATCCGCGACACGGGCGGCATCACCGGCACGTTCGTGGACGGAGACTCGGTCTACGTGGAGAAGGAGCACGGTGCGCTCGTGCGCATCGGCGACCTGTCGGGCAAGGCGGACCCCACGCGGCCCGAGATTCCGGGGCGGCCCAGTCGAGATGGGCGTTCGTACCTGCTGGCGCGCATCATCGACGCGCGCAGCGGTCGCGTCTTCGTCAACGCGGTGGACCGGCAGAGTGGCACGCGCCGCTACACGCGTGAGTATCGGTTGCAGTTCCCGGTGATGAGCCTGCTGTTGTTGGACTCGGATGCGTCCGGCACGGTGTACCTGGCGGTGGCGGGTGAGCTGCCGAAGGCGGCGGGCAGCGCGGAGGGCTCGCCCGGCGTGCGGCTGTTCTGTCTGGATGCACTGGATGGCAAGGTGCTGGGCCAGACGGACCTGCCGCTCACCACGATGCCCGAGGAGACCTTCCGCGACTTCGTCGTGCTGGACGAGGGCGGGGTGCTCTACCAGTACCGCACCGAGGCGGGAGTCTCGCTGCGCCGCGCGAACTGCCACTGA
- a CDS encoding SH3 domain-containing protein has product MSRWNPSRHALKWMAVVAWMAGCGGASSSVDSVELQSADESVGATQGALTVCVTPGSNLQTTTGLNLRSGPSTSYGILLTMPDAAIATEAGDGCPSSGWYKVTYSGVTGWASGTYLNQVSGSSTVRDAAVARATGAMGFSYWWGHGAWKAGQAAGSCAGDCPSCTHTGSYGADCSGFLAKVWVVPSTNSTMSTDSHPYSTVSFNSDTTQWTTITRESLLTADALVYNIDGAGHIFLYESGDGWGNMWAYECKGCAYGCVHNLRTANTTYHAIRHY; this is encoded by the coding sequence ATGAGCCGGTGGAACCCAAGTCGTCATGCATTGAAGTGGATGGCCGTGGTGGCGTGGATGGCGGGCTGTGGTGGTGCGTCATCGTCCGTGGACAGCGTGGAGCTGCAGAGCGCGGACGAGAGCGTGGGCGCGACCCAGGGCGCGCTCACGGTGTGCGTCACGCCGGGCTCGAACCTCCAGACGACGACGGGCCTGAACCTGCGCAGCGGGCCTTCGACGAGCTACGGCATCCTCTTGACCATGCCGGACGCGGCCATCGCCACGGAGGCGGGTGACGGCTGTCCCTCGAGCGGCTGGTACAAGGTGACGTACAGCGGCGTGACGGGCTGGGCCTCGGGCACGTACCTCAACCAGGTGTCTGGCTCCTCCACCGTGCGCGACGCGGCGGTGGCGCGGGCGACGGGCGCCATGGGCTTCTCGTACTGGTGGGGCCACGGCGCGTGGAAGGCGGGCCAGGCGGCGGGCTCCTGCGCGGGTGACTGCCCCAGCTGTACGCACACGGGCTCGTACGGCGCGGACTGCTCGGGCTTCCTCGCCAAGGTGTGGGTGGTTCCCAGCACGAACTCCACCATGTCGACGGACTCGCATCCCTACAGCACGGTGAGCTTCAACTCGGACACCACGCAGTGGACGACCATCACGCGTGAGAGCCTGCTGACGGCGGACGCGCTCGTCTACAACATCGACGGCGCGGGCCACATCTTCCTCTACGAGTCGGGAGATGGCTGGGGCAACATGTGGGCCTACGAGTGCAAGGGCTGCGCGTACGGCTGCGTGCACAACCTGCGCACCGCCAACACCACGTATCACGCCATCCGCCACTACTAG
- the sthA gene encoding Si-specific NAD(P)(+) transhydrogenase — translation MSVRQFDVVILGSGPGGEGASMKAVKSGRKVCTVEQRPLVGGACTHTATIPSKALRHAIQRLMDVQQDHPHLRTELARHTTFKDLLRAATSVVSRQVQLRTTFYERNRVDLVVGRARFKDAHTVEVSDPRGSSELLSAKSFVIATGSQPYRPPGVDFNHPRVFDSDTILALRDAPLTMIIYGAGVIGCEYASMFRMLGVKVDLVNTRDRLLSFLDDEISDALSYHLREQGVLIRHQEEMAQVEPRDDGVVLHLKSGKRLRADIFLWANGRSGNSRDLGLESLGIATDSRGCIQVNDAYQTAVPHIYAVGDVVGAPSLASASYDQGRFAATHIVEGRLEHKLVKDIPTGIFTSPEISSLGRTERELTQAGVPYEVGHAFFKSLARAQITGRTVGMLKILFHRQTREILGLHCFGDNASEIIHIGQAIMSQEGPGNCIDYFINTTFNYPTMAEAYRVAALNGVNRLF, via the coding sequence ATGAGCGTACGGCAGTTCGACGTGGTCATCCTCGGCTCAGGCCCTGGCGGTGAAGGCGCATCGATGAAGGCGGTGAAGTCGGGCCGCAAGGTCTGCACCGTGGAGCAGCGCCCCTTGGTGGGCGGAGCCTGCACCCACACCGCGACCATTCCCTCCAAGGCGCTGCGCCATGCCATCCAGCGCCTGATGGATGTGCAGCAGGACCATCCCCACCTGCGCACCGAGCTGGCGCGCCACACCACGTTCAAGGACCTGCTGCGCGCGGCCACGTCCGTGGTGTCTCGCCAGGTGCAGCTGCGCACCACCTTCTACGAGCGCAACCGCGTGGACCTCGTCGTGGGCCGCGCCCGCTTCAAGGACGCGCATACGGTGGAGGTCTCGGATCCACGCGGCTCCAGCGAGCTGCTCTCCGCCAAGTCCTTCGTCATCGCCACGGGCTCCCAGCCCTACCGGCCGCCCGGCGTGGACTTCAATCACCCGCGCGTCTTCGACTCGGACACCATCCTCGCGCTGCGCGACGCGCCGCTGACGATGATCATCTACGGCGCGGGCGTCATCGGCTGCGAGTACGCCTCCATGTTCCGGATGCTCGGCGTGAAGGTGGACCTGGTGAACACGCGCGACCGGCTGCTGTCCTTCCTGGACGACGAAATCTCGGACGCGCTCTCCTACCACCTGCGCGAGCAGGGCGTGCTCATCCGCCACCAGGAGGAGATGGCCCAGGTGGAGCCGCGCGATGACGGGGTGGTGCTCCACCTGAAGAGCGGCAAGCGCCTGCGCGCGGACATCTTCCTGTGGGCCAACGGGCGCTCGGGCAACAGCCGCGACCTGGGCTTGGAGTCGCTGGGCATCGCCACCGACTCGCGCGGCTGCATCCAGGTGAACGACGCGTACCAGACCGCCGTGCCGCACATCTACGCGGTGGGCGACGTGGTGGGCGCGCCGTCACTCGCGAGCGCCTCGTATGACCAAGGCCGCTTCGCCGCCACGCACATCGTCGAGGGCCGGCTGGAGCACAAGCTCGTCAAGGACATCCCCACGGGCATCTTCACCAGCCCGGAGATCAGCAGCCTGGGCCGCACCGAGCGAGAGCTGACCCAGGCGGGCGTGCCCTACGAAGTCGGCCACGCGTTCTTCAAGAGCCTGGCGCGCGCGCAAATCACCGGCCGCACGGTGGGCATGTTGAAGATCCTCTTCCACCGTCAGACGCGAGAGATTCTCGGCCTGCACTGCTTCGGCGACAACGCGTCGGAGATCATCCACATCGGCCAGGCCATCATGTCGCAGGAGGGGCCGGGCAACTGCATCGACTACTTCATCAACACGACGTTCAACTACCCCACCATGGCCGAGGCCTATCGCGTGGCCGCCCTCAACGGCGTGAACCGCCTGTTCTGA
- a CDS encoding bifunctional methionine sulfoxide reductase B/A protein has translation MVTLGWVLALAACTEARGAAPGTHPSDAELRRTLSSVSYEVTQKGATEPPFRNAYWNNHEEGLYVDVVSGEPLFSSRDKFDSGTGWPSFTRPVEAAHVVESRDESLGMTRVEVRSKEAGSHLGHVFEDGPKPLGLRYCINSAALRFVPVNALAKEGYGALLPLFGRAAPAVATRETALLAGGCFWGMEELLRKVPGVISTEVGYTGGAPTGSAPTYADVSTGRTGHAESVRVVFDPRLLTYEGLLEKWYFRMHDPTTLNRQGNDVGTQYRSAIFTLSDEQRRVAEKVRARVDASGKWSRPVVTQIVPAGEFTPAEEYHQDYLEKHPGGYTCHYLRD, from the coding sequence CTGGTGACCCTGGGATGGGTCCTCGCCCTGGCGGCCTGCACCGAAGCCCGAGGCGCGGCGCCAGGGACTCATCCCTCGGACGCGGAGCTGCGGCGAACGCTCTCTTCCGTGTCCTACGAAGTGACGCAGAAGGGCGCGACGGAGCCGCCCTTCCGCAACGCCTACTGGAACAACCACGAGGAAGGCCTCTACGTGGACGTGGTGAGCGGCGAGCCGCTCTTCTCCTCGCGCGACAAGTTCGACTCAGGCACGGGCTGGCCCAGCTTCACGCGCCCGGTGGAGGCGGCCCACGTCGTGGAGTCCCGGGACGAGAGCCTGGGCATGACGCGGGTGGAGGTTCGCTCGAAGGAAGCGGGCTCGCACCTGGGACACGTCTTCGAGGATGGGCCGAAACCACTGGGCCTGCGCTACTGCATCAACTCGGCGGCCCTGCGCTTCGTGCCCGTCAATGCGCTCGCGAAGGAAGGGTATGGGGCGCTGTTGCCGTTGTTCGGCCGCGCGGCTCCGGCGGTGGCCACGCGCGAGACCGCGCTGCTCGCGGGCGGGTGCTTCTGGGGGATGGAGGAACTCTTGCGCAAGGTGCCGGGCGTCATCTCCACGGAGGTGGGCTACACGGGCGGAGCGCCCACGGGCTCGGCTCCCACCTACGCGGACGTGAGCACGGGCCGCACCGGCCACGCGGAGTCCGTGCGCGTCGTGTTCGACCCGCGGCTGCTCACCTACGAGGGGCTCCTGGAGAAGTGGTACTTCCGGATGCACGACCCCACCACGCTCAATCGCCAGGGCAACGACGTGGGCACGCAATATCGCTCCGCCATCTTCACCCTGTCCGATGAGCAGCGGCGCGTGGCCGAGAAGGTCCGGGCGCGGGTGGATGCCTCCGGCAAGTGGTCGCGGCCGGTCGTCACCCAGATCGTTCCCGCGGGCGAGTTCACGCCGGCCGAGGAGTACCACCAGGACTATCTGGAGAAGCACCCGGGTGGCTACACCTGCCACTACTTGCGCGACTGA
- a CDS encoding HTTM domain-containing protein, protein MSTLASSRSVTAPRWVAFVSTPGSPEPLAVFRVGVALLLLIQVGSLADTLPELLGSRGLVPWSVSESLAAPWMLRLDRVTSFLGQWGLSPDQGVRAVVFTYGLALVGLLLGWRTRVCALVAWLAHSVLLNSGNFFAYGVETFAHISLFYCVVMPVGAAFSLDLRAGRAAGAPSSEATLALRVLQLHLCVIYFATGAEKLVGPTWRDGTALWEVLMQPQYGQFDFAWLAQVPWLVKLASWGTLVIEAGYPVLIWPARTRPLWVVLTLGMHLGIAVLMGLWLFSGMMGVLTFSAFGWEWVRRFLPARRGRVLALV, encoded by the coding sequence ATGAGCACGCTCGCTTCGTCGAGGTCCGTCACTGCTCCGCGCTGGGTGGCCTTCGTGTCCACCCCCGGCTCCCCCGAGCCGCTCGCGGTCTTCCGAGTGGGCGTCGCGCTGCTCCTGCTCATCCAGGTGGGAAGTCTGGCGGACACGCTGCCCGAGCTGCTGGGCAGTCGTGGGCTGGTGCCGTGGAGCGTCTCCGAGTCCCTGGCCGCGCCCTGGATGCTGCGGCTCGACCGGGTGACGTCGTTCTTGGGCCAGTGGGGACTCTCGCCCGACCAGGGCGTCCGCGCGGTGGTGTTCACCTATGGCCTGGCGCTGGTGGGCCTCCTGCTCGGATGGAGGACGCGCGTGTGCGCGCTCGTCGCGTGGCTGGCCCACTCGGTCCTGCTCAACAGCGGCAACTTCTTCGCCTATGGCGTGGAGACCTTCGCGCACATCAGCCTGTTCTATTGCGTGGTCATGCCGGTGGGCGCGGCGTTCTCGTTGGACCTCCGCGCGGGCCGGGCCGCCGGGGCGCCGTCGTCCGAGGCCACCTTGGCGCTGCGCGTGTTGCAGTTGCATCTGTGTGTCATCTACTTCGCCACCGGGGCGGAGAAGCTCGTAGGGCCCACCTGGCGGGACGGGACGGCGCTTTGGGAAGTCCTGATGCAGCCGCAGTATGGGCAGTTCGACTTCGCCTGGCTGGCGCAGGTGCCCTGGCTGGTGAAGCTGGCGAGCTGGGGCACGCTGGTCATCGAGGCGGGCTATCCGGTGCTCATCTGGCCGGCGCGGACTCGGCCGCTGTGGGTGGTGCTGACGTTGGGGATGCACCTGGGCATCGCCGTCCTCATGGGGCTGTGGTTGTTCAGCGGAATGATGGGCGTGCTGACCTTCTCCGCCTTCGGGTGGGAGTGGGTGCGGCGGTTCCTGCCCGCTCGCCGGGGGAGAGTCCTCGCGCTGGTCTGA
- a CDS encoding ferritin-like domain-containing protein: MYLPKNPLLRRTFHGLWLAAPALSLWACGSEPECSSGPLSMTASSIELASTDSATRCKQCPEHPGGAMVTSCSAKPLEGTTKVDLVCNYLTCSNDGRRPEGLQDVGPPGEACELGMLFAHAAWLEAASVPAFLRLADELREHGAPAQLIQAARRSAADEVRHTRAMRALAERHGARMPEVEVASFQPRDLEAMCLENAVEGCVREAYGALVAGWQARAAGDAEVRRTLVPIARDELRHAELAWAVDAWASERLAPSARERLREARRETLRALEHEASRHAPPESLVRDAGVPSQAHALRLIQGMAGLVA, from the coding sequence ATGTACCTGCCGAAGAATCCCCTCCTGCGACGCACGTTTCATGGCCTGTGGCTGGCGGCTCCCGCGCTCTCCTTGTGGGCCTGTGGCTCGGAGCCGGAGTGCTCGAGCGGTCCCTTGTCGATGACCGCCTCGTCCATCGAGCTGGCCTCGACGGACTCGGCGACCCGGTGCAAGCAATGTCCCGAGCATCCGGGCGGCGCCATGGTCACGAGCTGTTCCGCGAAGCCGCTGGAGGGCACCACGAAGGTGGACCTCGTCTGCAATTACCTCACGTGCTCGAACGATGGCCGACGTCCGGAGGGGCTCCAGGACGTGGGCCCGCCAGGCGAGGCCTGTGAGCTGGGGATGTTGTTCGCGCACGCGGCGTGGCTGGAGGCGGCCTCGGTCCCCGCGTTCCTGCGGCTCGCGGATGAGCTGCGCGAGCACGGCGCGCCCGCGCAACTGATCCAGGCCGCTCGGCGCTCGGCGGCGGACGAGGTGCGGCACACGCGGGCCATGCGGGCGCTGGCGGAGCGGCACGGCGCGCGGATGCCCGAGGTGGAGGTGGCGTCGTTCCAGCCGCGCGACCTGGAGGCCATGTGCCTGGAGAACGCGGTCGAGGGCTGCGTGCGCGAGGCCTATGGCGCGCTGGTGGCGGGCTGGCAGGCGCGCGCGGCGGGAGACGCCGAGGTGCGCCGGACGCTGGTGCCCATCGCGCGGGATGAGCTGCGGCACGCGGAGCTGGCGTGGGCCGTGGATGCCTGGGCGTCCGAGCGGCTGGCGCCCTCCGCGCGCGAGCGGCTGCGCGAGGCCCGGCGCGAGACGTTGCGTGCGCTGGAGCACGAAGCCTCTCGCCACGCGCCTCCCGAGTCCCTGGTGCGCGACGCGGGCGTTCCGTCCCAGGCGCACGCGCTCCGGCTGATTCAGGGGATGGCGGGCCTGGTCGCGTAG
- a CDS encoding RNA polymerase sigma factor has protein sequence MFVVPPPDRPVEERTDAELMLLASAGAEDAFAALVRRHLAQVQQFATRYLGDAAAGAETAQEALLKVWHARREFRPARPFSVYLYTVVRNLCRNQYRDRVRRKRHLTQEEGVTAHSPLDTLLDVERRRRTLVALHELSPKLKEAVLLRFSQGLDYPEIARILDVPVSTVRSRVFLGIRQLRAHTQEDGE, from the coding sequence ATGTTCGTCGTGCCGCCTCCAGACAGGCCGGTCGAGGAGCGCACTGACGCGGAGCTGATGCTCCTGGCCAGCGCGGGGGCAGAGGACGCCTTCGCGGCGCTCGTCCGGCGGCACCTGGCGCAGGTTCAGCAGTTCGCGACCCGCTATCTGGGCGACGCCGCCGCGGGGGCGGAGACCGCGCAAGAGGCCCTGCTCAAGGTCTGGCATGCGCGCCGGGAGTTCCGGCCAGCGCGTCCCTTCTCCGTCTATCTCTACACGGTGGTGCGCAACCTCTGTCGCAATCAGTATCGCGACCGCGTGCGCCGGAAGCGGCACCTCACACAGGAGGAGGGCGTCACTGCCCACTCCCCCCTCGACACCCTCCTCGACGTCGAGCGCCGCCGCCGCACCCTGGTGGCCCTGCATGAGCTGTCTCCCAAGCTGAAGGAGGCCGTGCTGCTGCGATTCAGCCAGGGGCTCGACTACCCCGAGATTGCTCGGATCCTCGATGTGCCTGTCAGCACCGTCCGTTCGCGCGTGTTTCTCGGCATCCGCCAACTGCGCGCGCACACCCAGGAGGATGGCGAATGA
- a CDS encoding NADH-quinone oxidoreductase subunit L, translating into MKTGFDAPELESFYHLGNEPLADRACRGTACFVARQLRPERWRQATSADARVYCLGQCYASPSSTEDGTLPAMRVHSPKAIVLERLATGGARALADYTRRGGYEALSRALDSPPEALISQLEVSGLRGRGGAGFPTGRKLRTVAAFPAEEKFVVANADEGDSGAYVDRFLLEDDPHAVLEGLLLAAYAVGARRGFIYVRKEYPRAANILRVALHEAQREGMLGSHILGKAFSCEVAMEVGRGSYLCGEETALLNALENRRPFVRARPPYPAQVGLFGQPTLVQNVETLANLPWIARHGGSAYAALGIPGSHGTKVLSLNSLFHHPGLYEVELGVPVRSVVEELGGGLRTGPLKGVLIGGPLAGVIPPHLLDTPLGFEELKAIGASVGHGGVVAFDARTSIAALVHHVFSFGAYESCGKCTPCRLGAHKVEELFARVLEACPVPRGEAGGWEDILEALRLASLCGHGIGLGEFAGSVLRYYREEVEACFA; encoded by the coding sequence ATGAAGACCGGATTCGACGCGCCAGAACTCGAGTCTTTCTACCACCTCGGAAACGAGCCCCTCGCCGACCGTGCCTGCCGTGGCACGGCTTGCTTCGTGGCGCGCCAGCTCCGCCCCGAGCGCTGGCGGCAAGCAACCTCCGCCGATGCCCGCGTCTACTGTCTGGGTCAATGCTACGCATCGCCGTCCTCCACCGAAGACGGCACGCTGCCCGCGATGCGAGTCCATTCACCGAAAGCCATTGTACTCGAGCGCCTCGCTACCGGCGGCGCACGCGCGCTGGCCGACTACACTCGCCGGGGCGGCTACGAGGCGCTGTCGCGGGCACTGGACTCACCTCCGGAAGCGCTCATTTCCCAACTGGAGGTGTCTGGGCTGCGCGGCCGGGGAGGCGCGGGCTTCCCCACCGGACGCAAGCTGCGCACAGTGGCCGCATTCCCCGCGGAGGAGAAATTCGTGGTGGCCAACGCGGATGAGGGTGACTCAGGCGCCTACGTTGACCGCTTCCTTCTTGAAGACGATCCCCACGCGGTGCTGGAAGGGCTGCTGTTGGCGGCGTATGCGGTGGGTGCCCGCCGGGGCTTCATCTACGTGCGCAAGGAGTATCCGCGCGCCGCAAATATCTTGCGCGTTGCCCTGCACGAGGCGCAACGCGAGGGAATGCTGGGCTCGCATATCCTGGGCAAGGCCTTCTCCTGCGAGGTCGCGATGGAGGTGGGCCGAGGCAGCTACTTGTGCGGCGAGGAGACGGCACTCCTCAATGCGCTGGAGAACCGCCGCCCCTTCGTACGCGCGCGGCCACCGTACCCGGCACAGGTAGGCCTATTCGGCCAGCCCACGTTGGTGCAGAACGTGGAGACACTCGCCAACTTGCCGTGGATTGCACGCCATGGGGGCAGCGCGTATGCCGCGCTGGGGATTCCTGGCAGCCACGGGACGAAGGTGCTGTCACTCAATTCGCTCTTCCACCACCCGGGGCTCTACGAGGTGGAGCTGGGCGTGCCGGTGCGCAGCGTGGTGGAGGAACTCGGGGGCGGACTGCGCACCGGGCCGCTCAAGGGCGTCCTCATCGGCGGGCCACTGGCGGGAGTCATTCCCCCACACCTGCTGGACACTCCGCTGGGTTTCGAAGAGCTCAAGGCCATCGGCGCGTCAGTCGGCCATGGCGGGGTGGTGGCCTTCGACGCTCGCACCTCCATCGCCGCGCTGGTGCACCACGTCTTCTCCTTTGGGGCTTACGAGTCCTGCGGAAAGTGCACGCCGTGCCGCCTGGGGGCGCACAAGGTGGAGGAGCTCTTCGCGCGCGTGCTGGAGGCGTGCCCTGTGCCTCGCGGCGAGGCGGGCGGGTGGGAGGACATTCTGGAGGCACTGCGCCTTGCGAGCCTGTGCGGACACGGCATCGGCCTGGGAGAGTTCGCCGGAAGCGTGCTTCGCTACTATCGGGAAGAGGTGGAAGCGTGCTTCGCGTAA